The following are encoded in a window of Harmonia axyridis chromosome 7, icHarAxyr1.1, whole genome shotgun sequence genomic DNA:
- the LOC123684069 gene encoding proton channel OtopLc-like translates to MNRLPNRLHCSSPVLTDEGLHHHFEPRTRRRKNLKEKIENEFLVNFIATLYCKALVVLGVALPITDAITLNINIYIFRIYHIYLYSGSIIFLCYMCLVQLKEKSVRLSLHEMQSSVPLSFESAESENINQPVRYGSFYLRMGVTGFGMGSVIYSGFQFAQYFEYSTENDCGHPVKAIKPGLRIIFVLMQIFFVLSTNNFIHVQKSKMIARFGLMHMIGTNLCEWFQVVVKETQHDIYKTAQKFLANNPANYSPHSIVLETKRFYDKKEQCMITNIIGPILFKTEPYLAPCIIEFSVLCAVILGLMWKKNLTHGREKYNPKFHKVLAENFDTRTKSRFSVDFSKAHKGLFSGILVIIITIMSLIVYSELETHEKYWQIGILLVNSLEFLLFWAGTLASVLCIISIRDIGYYKMSRQLELEHLLLILSQSGIFIYNLFQILGTTHMVVRGGVAFNKIIRILTSISCVIESCSQTTLVLIAWRRRCVSKSHIRKKPGKQLVTFLLLSNFASWVICRFNHNKSTSHPIQMDFYGLLAWNIITHVSIPLMLTYRFQSTVCFYEIWTHVYKTTPIGSSCRDFSVENDN, encoded by the exons ATGAACCGACTACCTAACAG GTTACACTGTTCCTCACCAGTTCTCACTGATGAAGGTCTGCATCATCATTTTGAGCCCAGAACGAGAAGACGCAaaaatctgaaagaaaaaatagagAA tgaatttcTCGTCAATTTCATTGCTACCCTTTACTGTAAAGCTCTAGTAGTCCTTGGTGTAGCTTTACCAATTACAGACGCTATAACGCTAAATATCAATATCTACATTTTCAGA ATCTACCACATCTATCTTTACTCTGGAAGTATTATATTCTTATGCTACATGTGCTTAGTACAGCTCAAAGAAAAATCAGTCAGACTGAGTTTACACGAAATGCAGA GTTCAGTTCCATTGTCATTTGAATCGGCAGAATCAGAGAACATCAACCAGCCAGTGAGATATGGAAGTTTTTATCTCAGAATGGGGGTAACAG GATTTGGAATGGGATCAGTTATATATTCAGGATTTCAGTTCGCACAATATTTCGAGTATTCTACAGAAAACGATTGTGGACATCCTGTGAAAGCTATAAAACCTGGTCTCCGCATCATTTTCGTCCTAAtgcaaatttttttcgttttatccACGAATAAT ttCATCCATGTACAGAAGAGTAAAATGATTGCAAGATTTGGTCTGATGCACATGATAGGCACAAACTTATGCGAGTGGTTTCAGGTCGTTGTCAAAGAAACACAACATGATATATACAAGACTGCGCAAAAATTTTTAGCAaataatcctgccaattattcTCCTCATTCGATAGTTTTAGAGACGAAAAGATTTTACGATAAAAAGGAGCAATGTATGATAACAAACATCATTGGACCAATTTTGTTCAAAACTGAGCCTTATCTAGCACCTTGCATAATAGAGTTCAGTGTTTTATGCGCTGTCATCTTAGGACTCATGTGGAAGAAGAATCTCACTCATGGAAGGGAAA aatataatccaAAGTTCCACAAAGTGTTGGCCGAAAATTTCGATACCAGAACAAAGAGCAGATTCTCTGTAGATTTTTCGAAAGCACACAAAGGTCTTTTCAGTGGAATCCTTGTGATAATAATCACAATAATGAGCCTCATTGTTTACTCTGAATTAGAAACTCACGAAAAATATTGGCAAATAGGCATCTTACTG GTTAATAGTCTAGAATTCCTGTTGTTTTGGGCTGGTACTTTGGCATCTGTTCTTtgtataatttcaataagaGACATTGGTTACTATAAAATGAGCAGACAACTTGAGTTGGAGCACTTGCTGTTGATTCTTTCCCAGTCTGGTATTTTCATCTATAatctatttcaaattttgggaaCAACTCATATGGTTGTACGAGGTGGAGTagctttcaataaaattataag GATTCTTACGTCTATCTCTTGCGTAATAGAGAGCTGTTCCCAAACAACTCTTGTGCTGATAGCTTGGAGAAGAAGATGCGTTTCCAAATCCCACATAAGAAAAAAACCTGGAAAACAGCTAGTGACGTTCCTGTTACTCAGTAATTTTGCAAGTTGGGTTATTTGCCGTTTCAACCATAACAAATCCACATCACACCCGATACAGATGGATTTTTATGGGCTTTTAGCATGGAATATAATTACCCATGTGTCCATACCTCTGATGCTCACATATAGGTTTCAATCGACAGTCTGTTTTTATGAGATCTGGACTCACGTATATAAAACTACACCTATTGGTTCATCTTGCCGAgatttttctgtagaaaatgACAACTGA